A window of Numenius arquata chromosome 6, bNumArq3.hap1.1, whole genome shotgun sequence contains these coding sequences:
- the YPEL4 gene encoding protein yippee-like 4, with protein sequence MGPPRRRLPPAARLPPRTFRSYLPRSLRTYSCVHCRAHLARHEELISKSFQGSHGRAYLFNSVVNVGCGPAEQRLLLTGLHSVADIFCQSCKTTLGWKYEQAFESSQKYKEGKFIIEMSHMVKENGWD encoded by the exons ATGGGCCCCCCGCGGCGCCGcctgccccccgccgcccgcctgccCCCCCGCACCTTCCGCAGCTACCTGCCCCGCTCCCTCCGCACCTACAGCTGCGTCCACTGCCGGGCCCACCTCGCCCGCCACGAGGAGCTCATCTCCAAG TCCTTCCAGGGCAGCCATGGCCGTGCCTACCTGTTCAACTCGGT GGTGAACGTGGGCTGTGGCCCAGCAGAGCAGCGGCTGCTGCTGACGGGGCTGCACTCGGTGGCTGACATCTTCTGCCAGAGCTGCAAAACCACCCTGGGCTGGAAATAT GAGCAGGCCTTCGAGAGCAGCCAGAAGTACAAGGAGGGGAAGTTCATCATCGAGATGTCGCACATGGTGAAGGAGAACGGCTGGGACTGA